One stretch of Centroberyx gerrardi isolate f3 chromosome 13, fCenGer3.hap1.cur.20231027, whole genome shotgun sequence DNA includes these proteins:
- the LOC139926099 gene encoding beta-1,3-galactosyltransferase 2 — MQWRRRHCCTHIAGLLYLLSLLGVLVFLVHQEWLPGLTGTPWRRGHPVVYGGGELHSTKAKGNLSSRHSLWRFVIVPQPTFKTDANISSRPEDDDSAPQGEMGLENSLAANASQSEEGGLSGKLTQGPHPYVINEPDKCPEAQPAPFLVLLIATEARQVEARNAIRQTWGNESVAAGLGFIRLFLLGTNEGELGHLQQRMLEAESRRHHDIIQQDFLDAYKNLTIKTLMGMNWVAMHCRRASYVMKTDSDMFVNTEYLIHKLLRSELKPKKNYFTGNNMRGFAPNRNKNSKWYMSPELYPSEKYPTFCSGTGYVFSGDLAGKIYRASLSIRRLHLEDVYVGICLAKLRIEPTPPPNEFLFNHWRVSYSSCKYSHLITSHGFHPSELLKYWHHLQSNKHNACINSFKDKMARLHPNRVTGEKPV, encoded by the coding sequence ATGCAGTGGAGGCGACGCCACTGCTGCACACATATCGCAGGACTCCTGTATCTCCTCTCACTGCTTGGGGTCCTGGTCTTTCTGGTCCATCAGGAGTGGCTGCCTGGGCTCACAGGCACCCCGTGGCGGAGAGGGCATCCTGTGGTCTACGGGGGTGGGGAACTACACTCCACCAAAGCCAAAGGGAACCTGAGCTCCCGACATTCTCTGTGGAGGTTTGTGATTGTTCCCCAGCCGACTTTCAAGACTGACGCCAACATCAGCTCCCGCCCGGAGGACGACGACTCCGCCCCCCAGGGGGAGATGGGTCTTGAGAACTCTCTGGCAGCCAATGCCAGCCAAAGTGAAGAGGGAGGCCTTAGTGGCAAGCTAACGCAAGGGCCTCACCCTTATGTCATTAACGAGCCAGACAAATGTCCAGAGGCCCAACCAGCACCATTTCTGGTGTTGCTGATAGCCACTGAGGCTCGGCAAGTGGAGGCAAGGAATGCCATACGGCAGACATGGGGGAATGAGAGCGTTGCTGCAGGCCTAGGGTTCATCCGGCTGTTCCTGCTCGGGACAAATGAAGGGGAGCTGGGACACTTACAGCAAAGAATGCTAGAAGCTGAGAGTCGGAGGCATCATGATATCATTCAGCAGGACTTTCTGGATGCCTACAAAAACCTGACCATAAAGACCTTGATGGGGATGAACTGGGTGGCAATGCACTGCCGGCGGGCCAGCTATGTCATGAAGACAGACAGTGATATGTTTGTCAACACAGAGTACCTCATCCACAAGCTGCTCAGATCGGAACTGAAGCCCAAGAAGAACTACTTCACAGGCAACAACATGAGGGGCTTCGCGCCCAACcgaaacaaaaacagcaagtgGTACATGTCCCCCGAGCTGTACCCGAGCGAGAAGTACCCCACCTTCTGCTCCGGGACAGGTTACGTGTTTTCTGGAGACTTGGCAGGGAAAATCTACAGAGCTTCTCTAAGCATCCGCCGTCTGCATTTGGAGGATGTGTATGTGGGAATATGTCTTGCCAAGCTACGGATCGAGCCTACGCCACCACCCAACGAGTTCCTGTTCAACCACTGGCGGGTGTCTTACTCCAGCTGCAAGTACAGCCATCTGATAACGTCACATGGGTTTCATCCAAGCGAACTACTTAAATATTGGCATCACCTGCAAAGCAACAAGCACAATGCCTGCATCAATTCATTTAAGGACAAGATGGCCAGGCTGCACCCAAACAGAGTGACTGGAGAGAAACCGGTTTGA